From Streptomyces sp. NBC_00690, a single genomic window includes:
- a CDS encoding SDR family oxidoreductase has translation MGADVSLEEARERRVRTGGIDLCVVELGDPERPTVVLVHGYPDTKEMWGPVAQRLADRFHVVLYDVRGHGASSAPKPLRGGFTLEKLTDDFLAVADAVSPDRPVHLVGHDWGSVQSWEFATVRRTEGRIASFTSISGPSLDHLALWYKRRLTRPTPGRIGQLIDQSARSWYVYLLHTPVLPELAWRGPLGKRWPSLIRRAERLSDEDYPGASLPTDAAHGTWLYRDNVRARGRRPRTDAHAHVPVQLITPLHDRFLSERLYDDLAQWVPQLTRRTLPAKHWVPRTRPDQVAAWVADFVLTHEKAVDSTVTTGPTGPTDKAQKADPTGTGIGAPRSKTGSRSPHAERFGGQLVLVTGAASGIGRATALAFARAGARVVAVDRDERGALATADEARLIGASGAWSEVVDVSDADAMEKLAEKVAGEHGVVDVLVNNAGIGMSGPFLQTTAQEWKDVLDVNLWGVIHGCRLFGRQMADRDQGGHIVNIASAAAYLPSRTLPAYSTSKAAVLMLSECLRAELSTQGIGVSAICPGFVHTNITSTARFVGVDEAEESRRRQKSHRLYGLRNYPPEKVADAVLRATLRNEAVVPVTPEARSGLLLSRLAPRVVRRFARLDPPL, from the coding sequence ATGGGAGCAGACGTGAGTCTCGAAGAAGCACGGGAGCGCCGGGTCCGCACCGGGGGGATCGACCTGTGCGTGGTCGAGTTGGGCGACCCCGAGCGTCCGACGGTGGTGCTCGTCCACGGCTATCCGGACACCAAGGAGATGTGGGGCCCCGTCGCCCAGCGGCTGGCGGACCGCTTCCACGTGGTGTTGTACGACGTCCGGGGCCACGGCGCCTCCTCGGCGCCCAAGCCGCTGCGGGGCGGCTTCACCCTGGAGAAGCTGACGGACGACTTCCTCGCCGTGGCCGACGCCGTCAGCCCTGACCGGCCCGTGCACCTGGTCGGGCACGACTGGGGGTCGGTGCAGTCCTGGGAGTTCGCGACCGTACGCCGGACCGAGGGGCGCATCGCGTCCTTCACTTCGATCTCGGGGCCGTCCCTGGACCACTTGGCGCTCTGGTACAAGCGGCGGCTCACCAGGCCCACGCCCGGGCGGATCGGTCAACTCATCGATCAGAGCGCCCGGTCCTGGTACGTCTATCTCCTGCACACCCCCGTTCTCCCCGAACTCGCCTGGCGGGGTCCCCTGGGCAAGCGGTGGCCCTCGCTGATCCGGCGGGCCGAGCGGCTATCCGACGAGGACTATCCGGGCGCGTCGCTGCCCACCGATGCGGCGCACGGCACCTGGCTCTACCGGGACAACGTTCGTGCGCGCGGCAGGCGTCCGCGCACCGACGCCCACGCACACGTGCCCGTTCAGCTGATCACTCCGCTCCACGACCGCTTTCTCTCCGAGCGGCTCTATGACGACCTCGCCCAGTGGGTGCCGCAGTTGACCAGGCGGACTCTGCCGGCGAAGCACTGGGTTCCGCGCACCCGACCCGATCAAGTGGCCGCGTGGGTCGCCGATTTCGTACTGACCCATGAGAAGGCGGTCGACAGCACTGTCACGACTGGGCCGACTGGGCCGACTGATAAGGCTCAGAAGGCTGATCCGACTGGCACGGGCATCGGGGCGCCGCGGTCGAAGACCGGCTCTCGAAGTCCTCACGCCGAACGGTTCGGTGGCCAGTTGGTCCTGGTGACCGGCGCCGCCAGCGGCATCGGACGGGCCACGGCCCTTGCGTTCGCGCGGGCCGGAGCGCGGGTCGTGGCAGTGGATCGGGATGAACGGGGCGCGCTGGCCACGGCAGATGAAGCACGGCTGATCGGTGCTTCCGGCGCCTGGAGCGAGGTGGTGGACGTCAGCGATGCGGATGCCATGGAGAAGCTCGCCGAGAAGGTCGCCGGCGAACATGGCGTGGTGGACGTCCTGGTCAACAATGCGGGCATCGGCATGTCCGGACCATTCCTCCAGACCACGGCCCAGGAGTGGAAGGACGTGTTGGACGTCAACCTCTGGGGCGTCATCCATGGATGTCGGCTCTTCGGCCGGCAGATGGCGGACCGGGACCAGGGTGGCCATATCGTCAACATCGCTTCCGCGGCGGCCTATCTGCCTTCGAGGACGCTCCCCGCGTACAGCACGTCAAAGGCCGCGGTGCTGATGCTGAGCGAGTGCCTCAGGGCAGAACTGTCGACGCAGGGCATCGGGGTCTCGGCGATCTGCCCGGGCTTCGTGCACACGAACATCACGTCCACCGCTCGTTTCGTCGGGGTGGACGAGGCCGAGGAGAGCCGCCGCCGCCAGAAGTCGCACCGACTGTACGGGCTGCGGAACTATCCACCGGAGAAGGTGGCCGATGCCGTACTGCGGGCGACGCTGCGCAATGAGGCCGTGGTGCCGGTGACACCGGAGGCCCGGAGCGGACTGCTGTTGTCGCGGTTGGCACCCCGTGTGGTGCGGCGCTTCGCCCGGCTCGATCCGCCACTCTGA
- a CDS encoding MerR family transcriptional regulator, with the protein MEPPRSAQSPSRVDQRAPQEAEYRIEDLAHHSGATVRTIRAYQDRGLLPKPERRGRSNVYGSAHLTRLSQIADLLERGYTLASIKELLEAWDAGRGLGGLLGLVAEVQGPWSDEEAGRITREELVERFGGAADTTTIAEAVALGVLELVPDREGEFVVPSPQELSVAVELHSAGVPMAAISEQLRELRIQVENMAARFLEFTTEHVFARYLGGRPPTDADAVEAAELVRRLRPLAQQTVDAELARAMRTLSARHLRHHLTSDAALPMSRKTRPVALPARTIQAVQRLVGEEATSEFITVATERELSTRTLDALAAREHPARDFGQSD; encoded by the coding sequence ATGGAACCACCACGGTCGGCGCAGTCACCGAGCCGAGTGGACCAACGCGCCCCGCAGGAAGCCGAGTACCGGATCGAGGACCTGGCCCACCACAGCGGTGCCACGGTGAGGACGATCCGCGCCTATCAGGACCGCGGACTGTTGCCGAAGCCCGAGCGGCGCGGGCGGTCCAATGTCTACGGCTCTGCGCACCTGACCAGGCTGAGTCAGATCGCGGATCTACTGGAGCGCGGCTACACCCTCGCCTCGATCAAGGAACTGCTCGAAGCGTGGGACGCCGGGCGAGGGCTCGGCGGTCTGTTGGGGCTCGTCGCCGAGGTGCAGGGGCCCTGGTCGGACGAGGAAGCCGGGCGCATCACCCGAGAGGAACTCGTCGAGAGGTTCGGTGGCGCAGCGGACACCACGACGATCGCGGAGGCTGTCGCGTTGGGAGTCCTGGAGCTCGTACCGGACAGGGAAGGGGAGTTCGTGGTGCCGAGCCCCCAGGAACTCTCGGTCGCGGTGGAGTTGCACTCTGCCGGAGTCCCCATGGCGGCAATATCTGAGCAGCTGAGGGAACTTCGCATTCAGGTGGAGAACATGGCCGCGCGCTTCCTTGAGTTCACCACCGAGCATGTCTTCGCCCGCTATCTGGGCGGTCGTCCACCCACGGATGCGGATGCGGTCGAGGCAGCCGAACTGGTACGGCGACTACGCCCGCTGGCCCAGCAGACCGTTGATGCCGAACTGGCCCGCGCCATGCGCACTTTGTCCGCCCGCCACCTTCGGCATCATCTGACCTCGGACGCTGCCCTCCCCATGAGCAGGAAGACCCGTCCGGTGGCCCTTCCCGCGCGCACAATTCAGGCCGTGCAGAGGCTTGTCGGCGAGGAGGCGACGTCGGAATTCATCACCGTGGCCACGGAACGGGAGCTTTCCACAAGGACATTGGATGCTCTGGCTGCAAGGGAGCATCCAGCTAGGGATTTTGGCCAAAGCGACTGA
- a CDS encoding RNA 2'-phosphotransferase: protein MSRASQPPPPTAEALPKTPDERRTVKVSKYLSRHLRHSPERIGITLDAGGWVPIDVLMRAAAEHGFPLTRSELDHVVAVNDKRRFTIDGPRIRANQGHTVKVDLGLPPAEPPAYLYHGTVAAHLAAIRGEGLRPMNRHHVHLSPDRETATRVGARRGRPVVLSVDSGAMHRAGHVFFVSANGVWLTDTVPPDYLRFPG, encoded by the coding sequence ATGAGTAGAGCTTCACAACCCCCGCCGCCCACAGCGGAAGCCCTTCCGAAGACCCCTGACGAGCGGCGTACGGTAAAAGTATCGAAGTACCTTTCCCGGCATCTGCGCCACAGTCCTGAACGCATCGGCATCACGCTCGACGCCGGGGGCTGGGTGCCGATCGACGTGCTGATGCGGGCGGCGGCGGAGCATGGTTTCCCGCTGACCCGATCCGAGTTGGACCATGTCGTCGCCGTCAATGACAAGCGCCGCTTCACCATCGACGGCCCCCGTATCCGCGCCAACCAGGGACACACCGTCAAGGTGGACCTGGGACTGCCGCCGGCCGAACCACCGGCGTACCTCTACCACGGCACCGTCGCCGCTCATCTGGCAGCGATTCGAGGGGAAGGGCTACGGCCCATGAACCGTCACCATGTCCATCTGTCGCCCGACCGGGAGACCGCCACCCGTGTCGGCGCCAGAAGGGGGCGGCCGGTGGTGCTCTCCGTGGACTCCGGGGCCATGCACCGGGCCGGCCATGTCTTCTTCGTCAGCGCCAACGGGGTGTGGCTCACCGACACGGTCCCACCGGATTACCTACGGTTTCCCGGCTGA
- a CDS encoding LLM class flavin-dependent oxidoreductase: MRLSTVILPIRPWHDGGRDEWLWAEQLGFHTAYTYDHLSWRTFRDGPWYGALPTLTAAAAATSRMRLGTLVTSPNFRHPVTLAKELMSLDDISDGRFTLGIGAGGKGFDATALGQEAWTPTQRADRFDEFLPLLHRLLTEESLTEEGAFYSAVEARNVPGCVQRPRLPFAVAATGPRGMRLAARYGQAWVTTGDPAIFETGTPEDSRVALKGQLDRLGKACAQIGRDAAELEKVLLTGFTPDRGAPLESVDAFVDFAGTHGELGFTEIVIHAPIPDSDFASDRGVFERIATEALGQLGIPSQGDDFPARSGEQERQDRSAPLGS; the protein is encoded by the coding sequence ATGCGTCTGAGCACCGTGATTCTCCCGATCCGTCCCTGGCACGACGGTGGCCGTGACGAATGGCTGTGGGCCGAGCAGCTCGGTTTCCACACCGCGTACACCTATGACCATCTGTCGTGGCGCACCTTCCGTGACGGCCCCTGGTACGGCGCGCTGCCGACGCTCACCGCGGCTGCCGCCGCCACCTCCCGGATGCGCCTGGGCACCCTGGTCACCTCGCCGAACTTCCGCCACCCCGTGACCCTCGCCAAGGAACTGATGTCCCTGGACGACATCTCCGACGGTCGTTTCACCTTGGGCATCGGAGCAGGTGGCAAGGGTTTCGACGCCACGGCGCTGGGCCAGGAGGCATGGACCCCCACGCAGCGGGCGGATCGGTTCGACGAGTTCCTTCCGCTGTTGCACCGGCTGCTGACCGAGGAGTCCCTGACCGAGGAGGGGGCCTTCTACTCGGCGGTGGAGGCCCGCAACGTTCCGGGCTGTGTGCAGCGCCCGCGACTGCCGTTCGCGGTAGCCGCGACCGGGCCACGGGGGATGCGACTCGCAGCCCGGTACGGCCAGGCATGGGTGACGACGGGGGACCCCGCCATCTTCGAGACGGGGACGCCCGAGGACTCGCGTGTCGCGTTGAAGGGGCAGCTCGATCGATTGGGCAAGGCATGTGCCCAGATCGGACGGGACGCGGCGGAATTGGAGAAGGTCCTGCTCACGGGCTTCACACCGGACCGGGGGGCACCCCTGGAGTCGGTCGATGCATTCGTGGACTTCGCAGGGACCCACGGTGAGCTGGGCTTCACCGAGATCGTGATCCACGCCCCGATCCCGGACTCGGACTTCGCGTCGGACCGCGGGGTCTTCGAGCGGATCGCCACGGAAGCACTGGGTCAGCTGGGGATTCCCAGCCAGGGCGATGACTTCCCCGCTCGATCCGGTGAGCAGGAGCGGCAAGACCGATCGGCACCACTCGGCTCCTGA
- a CDS encoding Cof-type HAD-IIB family hydrolase, giving the protein MTSATDARQLPAAVRLIATDLDGTLLRDDKSVSERTIAALADAEEAGIEVFFVTGRPARWMDAVSEHVHGHGLAICANGAAVVDLRAGGKLLDVRPLERPTALAVVNALRAAAPGVTFAIETTTGFHHEPDYPPPYFYDPGTTVGSAEELLSEDASDPASAVIKLLVRHRELEPDAFLTLARTVAGEMASLTRSSPSSLLEVSGPGVSKASTLALCCAQRGISADEVVAFGDMPNDVDMLTWAGTSYAMGNAHPDVIAAASGRTAANNEDGVAIVIEQILRDLHARQ; this is encoded by the coding sequence GTGACTTCAGCTACCGATGCCCGTCAGCTGCCCGCAGCCGTCCGGTTGATCGCCACCGATCTCGACGGCACCTTGTTGCGGGACGACAAGTCCGTCTCGGAGCGCACGATCGCCGCCCTCGCCGATGCGGAAGAGGCCGGGATCGAAGTCTTCTTCGTCACCGGCCGCCCCGCTCGTTGGATGGATGCCGTCAGCGAACACGTCCACGGTCACGGCCTGGCCATCTGCGCTAATGGGGCGGCCGTGGTCGATCTCCGCGCCGGCGGAAAGCTGCTCGACGTCCGCCCGCTGGAGCGGCCCACCGCCCTCGCCGTCGTCAACGCACTCCGCGCCGCCGCCCCCGGGGTGACCTTCGCCATCGAAACGACGACCGGCTTCCACCATGAACCGGACTATCCGCCCCCGTACTTCTACGACCCCGGAACCACGGTCGGCAGCGCCGAGGAACTGCTCTCCGAGGACGCCTCGGACCCCGCCAGCGCAGTGATCAAACTGCTCGTCCGCCATCGTGAACTGGAGCCGGACGCCTTCCTCACCCTGGCGCGTACGGTCGCCGGCGAAATGGCTTCCCTGACCCGCTCCAGCCCCTCGTCACTGCTGGAGGTCAGTGGCCCCGGTGTGAGCAAGGCCAGCACACTGGCCCTGTGCTGCGCCCAGCGCGGCATCTCCGCCGACGAAGTCGTCGCCTTCGGTGACATGCCCAATGACGTGGACATGCTGACCTGGGCGGGGACCTCCTACGCCATGGGCAACGCCCACCCCGATGTGATCGCAGCCGCCTCCGGGCGGACCGCCGCGAACAACGAGGACGGTGTGGCCATCGTCATCGAGCAGATCCTGCGCGATCTCCACGCGAGGCAGTAG
- a CDS encoding M23 family metallopeptidase — MSWKRLRFPGRSSLGPVAVGALLLTVVPSVASASEGPEIPAGAEVVRLYQAAARATTAYERGRRAANAQEATATTLQARLGHQRQELTALQDAMGAVASAQYRTGGPLAQLSRLLMARDPEELLRARRYARQAEEHVGRLIEQARRVERRLSADEREARAAWRDLERRRAELAVAKRHIETTLEKAQRTLQEEADRSALAGSCPGAVRLDQHDTVALKGKKAPWVTPVEHYELSAGFASAGERWASRHTGQDFAVGIGEPVRSVGAGRVVSISCGGSFGIEIVVRHADGYYTQYAHLASITVEGGERVGAGQWIGLAGTTGNSTGPHLHFESRLTPHLGSGVDPVAWLRERGVKVAAPEVGTGAAGESG; from the coding sequence ATGAGCTGGAAACGCTTGAGGTTCCCGGGTCGGTCATCGCTCGGTCCGGTGGCGGTGGGCGCGCTGCTGCTCACGGTGGTGCCCTCGGTCGCCAGTGCCTCCGAAGGGCCGGAGATCCCCGCTGGCGCCGAGGTGGTACGGCTCTATCAGGCGGCGGCCCGGGCTACCACCGCCTATGAACGGGGGCGGCGCGCGGCGAACGCACAAGAGGCGACGGCAACCACCCTCCAAGCCCGCCTCGGCCACCAGAGGCAGGAGCTCACCGCCCTTCAGGACGCCATGGGAGCGGTCGCCAGCGCTCAGTACCGTACGGGCGGTCCCTTGGCCCAACTGTCGCGGCTGCTCATGGCCCGGGACCCCGAGGAACTCCTGCGCGCCCGCCGCTACGCCCGGCAGGCCGAGGAGCACGTGGGGCGGTTGATCGAGCAGGCCCGACGGGTCGAACGGCGACTCTCCGCCGACGAACGGGAGGCGCGGGCTGCCTGGCGCGATCTGGAACGTCGTAGGGCGGAGTTGGCCGTGGCGAAGCGGCACATCGAGACGACGTTGGAGAAGGCGCAGCGGACGCTCCAGGAGGAGGCGGACCGCAGCGCCCTGGCCGGTTCCTGTCCGGGCGCGGTACGGCTCGACCAGCACGACACCGTGGCCCTGAAGGGCAAGAAGGCGCCTTGGGTGACGCCCGTCGAGCACTATGAACTGTCCGCGGGTTTCGCCAGCGCAGGGGAGCGGTGGGCGAGCCGGCATACCGGACAGGACTTCGCCGTGGGCATCGGGGAGCCGGTCCGCTCGGTCGGTGCGGGACGGGTGGTGTCGATCTCCTGTGGTGGCTCGTTCGGCATCGAGATCGTCGTACGGCACGCTGACGGCTACTACACCCAGTACGCGCATCTTGCGTCGATCACCGTCGAGGGCGGGGAGCGGGTCGGTGCGGGGCAGTGGATCGGTTTGGCGGGCACGACCGGGAACTCGACCGGTCCTCACCTCCACTTCGAATCGAGGCTCACGCCCCATCTGGGGTCAGGCGTCGACCCCGTCGCATGGCTGCGCGAACGCGGGGTGAAGGTGGCGGCCCCGGAGGTCGGCACCGGTGCGGCCGGTGAGAGCGGCTGA